In one window of Microplitis demolitor isolate Queensland-Clemson2020A chromosome 4, iyMicDemo2.1a, whole genome shotgun sequence DNA:
- the LOC103571343 gene encoding syntaxin-7, which translates to MAYMGHNYGSTDQRTVPDVGFSPTELYNLSENITSHIYAINASWRDMERAAKHIGTKRDSLELRDKVQATQRTTNNIVTQTSRDIARIAVLMKRGDKEQKLQIEKLTTDFKDALRRYSDMQQTVLQLMKRHVINYIDFDNYNFESDEDIEEQKEWALQDSLKRQEQSVLEFEEGMLLEREDLLHKLEGDILDVNQIMRELGALVNQQGGSIDTIENSIENVYGNVGMGAQELSRASGYQNKYRKKLFFLLLLALVVVIILIVVLVTKYS; encoded by the exons ATGGCTTACATGGGACACAACTATGGGTCAACGGACCAGCGGACGGTCCCGGACGTCGGTTTCAGTCCTACAGAATTGTACAATTTAAGCGAAAATATAACGAGTCATATTTATGCGATAAATGCAAGCTGGAGAGACATGGAGCGAGCTGCTAAACACATTGGCACCAAGAGAGACAGCTTGGAATTACGTGATAAAGT GCAAGCGACACAGAGAACAACGAACAATATTGTCACCCAAACGAGTCGAGACATTGCGAGGATCGCGGTGCTGATGAAAAGAGGTGACAAGGAACAGAAGTTGCAGATTGAGAAACTGACGACTGACTTCAAAGACGCCCTGAGGAGATATTCGGATATGCAAcag actGTTCTACAATTAATGAAAAGacatgtaataaattatattgattttgataattataatttcgaaAGTGATGAAGATATAGAGGAGCAAAAAGAATGGGCTCTGCAAGATTCATTAAAACGTCAGGAACaaag tGTTTTAGAATTTGAAGAGGGAATGTTATTAGAACGTGAAGATTTGCTACATAAATTAGAAGGTGATATATTAGATGTTAATCAAATAATGCGAGAATTAGGTGCTTTAGTTAATCAACAAGGAGGTtcaattg atacaaTAGAAAATAGTATAGAAAATGTTTACGGAAACGTCGGAATGGGTGCCCAAGAATTATCCCGAGCAAGTggttatcaaaataaatatcgtaaaaaattatttttcttacttttacTAGCTTtagttgttgttattattttaattgtcgtTCTAGTCACAAAATATAGTTag
- the LOC103571321 gene encoding eukaryotic translation initiation factor 4 gamma 2 isoform X2 — protein MYAQLCKRLSDEAPNFESPKPTVDGQKAQSTFRILLLNKCKAEFENRSKANEAFENQDDLIPEEEERRQMAKRKMLGNIKFIGELGKLEIVSESILHRCIQQLLVEKRRRGPRGDAAEDIECLCQIMRTCGRILDSDKGQCLMEQYFKRMMSLAENSDLPLRIRFMLRDVIELRRDGWVPRKATSTEGPMPINQIRSNDDDLLTSQQASLQRNLQSQYNNHHHHRNNRDDSRIGNDFLRKIARPGMVDMDIVGSIPLTQSFGISNSFAGPNGFSGVPQPGAPGQGGANVGYGRRPPGNYFPNQRQTYPNKQQHAAANSFNNNANKEQSLRFNKNKMLIGHPEEVSLRPSTTSMLFKQTTIKPLPITNDLFPARTEAPLLRATTLKTPPLMHKDAAPIVIKQGPLDKREKARDRKDKGPTKEEIVKKVNAMMDDLKNVDDVNLGDAMAQFKDLKIPERFIRNAIATIYGNTLERGDSEREFAVKFVAELRKEGVVQAGHTMDGWKELVAGIADKESTVPCVASHVASITGKAIVNNLMMLHDLAVVTENGAHHPLFLLTLQQLHKTQGKAVLTQIFNDSKVNLMSQLPEAEKTKERLGTILEDRELTFLYPLLRIQGDMSRQLESDPSPNAFYKWIKDKLHPAHHADPGFINALMTVLLQYITRETTLAPGIDTTVVPDKTLQEKERGLLQKYTRVLESFLVTIDAQVTAVHSLQVFCLSHNFPKGMLLRWFVALYELSIIDEEAFIKWKEDVTDAYPGKGRALFQVNSWLTWLEQATSEEEEDEGDN, from the exons ATGTATGCACAGCTGTGCAAGCGTTTATCCGACGAAGCGCCAAATTTCGAGTCACCAAAACCAACAGTCGACGGTCAGAAAGCTCAAAGTACCTTCCGTATTTTACTTCTCAACAAGTGCAAAGCCGAGTTCGAGAATCGGTCAAAAGCCAACGAGGCCTTCGAGAACCAAGATGACCTCATTCCCGAGGAGGAGGAGCGCCGGCAAATGGCCAAGCGTAAAATGCTCGGCAACATCAAATTTATCGGCGAGCTCGGCAAACTCGAGATCGTCTCCGAGTCAATCCTCCATCGTTGTATCCAGCAGCTTCTCGTCGAGAAACGTCGCCGTGGACCCCGGGGGGACGCTGCCGAGGACATCGAGTGTCTGTGCCAGATCATGCGCACTTGCGGTCGAATCCTTGATTCCGACAAAGGCCAGTGTCTCATGGAGCAGTACTTCAAACGTATGATGTCACTTGCTGAAAACAGTGACCTCCCACTGCGCATACGTTTTATGTTACGCGACGTAATCGAGTTACGTCGCGACGGTTGGGTCCCACGGAAGGCGACCTCAACCGAGGGCCCGATGCCCATCAACCAGATACGCAGCAACGACGACGATCTTCTGACCTCCCAACAGGCCTCCCTCCAGCGCAACCTACAGTCCCAGTACAACAACCACCATCACCATCGCAACAACCGCGACGACTCGCGAATCGGCAACgactttctcagaaaaatcGCCCGACCCGGAATGGTCGACATGGACATCGTCGGGTCCATACCTCTCACTCAGAGCTTCGGTATCTCAAACTCTTTCGCTGGGCCCAACGGGTTCTCGGGCGTCCCGCAACCTGGCGCTCCAGGTCAAGGTGGCGCCAACGTCGGATACGGCCGACGCCCACCCGGTAACTACTTTCCCAACCAACGACAGACTTATCCAAACAAACAGCAACACGCAGCCGCTAATTCCTTCAACAACAACGCGAACAAAGAGCAGTCTCTCAGATTCAACAAGAACAAGATGCTCATTGGCCATCCGGAAGAAGTATCACTGCGTCCTAGCACGACATCTATGCTCTTTAAGCAGACTACCATAAAACCTCTGCCAATAACCAACGATCTGTTTCCCGCACGTACAGAAGCGCCACTGTTGCGAGCCACTACTCTCAAAACTCCGCCATTGATGCACAAGGACGCGGCCCCGATTGTAATTAAGCAGGGCCCGTTGGACAAGAGGGAGAAGGCCAGGGACCGCAAGGACAAGGGTCCCACCAAAGAGGAAATTGTCAAGAAGGTCAATGCGATGATGgatgatttgaaaaatgttgATGATGTCAACTTGGGCGACGCCATGGCCCAGTTCAAGGACCTCAAGATTCCTGAGCGATTCATTCGCAACGCGATCGCGACCATCTACGGGAACACGCTGGAGAGGGGGGACTCGGAGAGAGAGTTTGCGGTTAAGTTTGTTGCTGAGCTGAGAAAAGAGGGCGTTGTTCAAGCGGGGCACACTATGGATGGCTGGAAGGAACTGGTGGCGGGAATTGCTGACAAGGAGAGCACGGTACCTTGTGTTGCGAGTCATGTTGCTAGTATCACGGGCAAGGCCATTGTCAATAATCTTATGATGCTCCATGACTTGGCTGTGGTAACGGAAAATGGCGCCCACCATCCGCTATTTTTGCTTACCTTGCAGCAGCTACACAAGACACAGGGAAAGGCAGTGCTGACACAGATATTTAACGACAGCAAGGTTAATTTGATGAGCCAGCTGCCGGAGGCGGAGAAGACCAAGGAAAGATTGGGAACTATTCTTGAGGACAGAGAACTCACTTTTCTGTATCCGTTGCTGAGGATCCAGGGAGATATGAGCAGGCAATTGGAGAGCGATCCTAGTCCAAATGCATTTTATAAATggattaaagataaattacaTCCGGCGCATCATGCTGATCCTGGTTTTATTAATGCTTTGATGACTGTTTTACTGCAATATATTACacga gaAACAACATTAGCGCCTGGTATCGATACAACAGTCGTACCAGATAAAACTCTACAAGAAAAAGAACGTggattattacaaaaatatacacGTGTACTCGAGTCATTTTTAGTAACAATCGATGCACAAGTAACAGCCGTACATTCACTTCAAGTATTTTGTCTTTCGCATAACTTCCCGAAGGGCATGTTGCTCAGATGGTTCGTTGCGCTTTACGAGCTGTCAATTATCGACGAAGAGGCTTTTATTAAGTGGAAAGAAGATGTCACTGACGCTTATCCTGGCAAAGGACGTGCATTAttccaa GTAAATAGCTGGTTAACTTGGCTAGAACAAGCGACCTCtgaggaagaagaagatgaaGGTGACAATTAA
- the LOC103571321 gene encoding eukaryotic translation initiation factor 4 gamma 2 isoform X1 codes for MPSRDDNRSLSTERRWIPPSTVRRDAFTPENRNDFIFRKVRGILNKLTPEKFGKLSSDLLKIELNSDVILKGVIILIFDKALDEPKYSSMYAQLCKRLSDEAPNFESPKPTVDGQKAQSTFRILLLNKCKAEFENRSKANEAFENQDDLIPEEEERRQMAKRKMLGNIKFIGELGKLEIVSESILHRCIQQLLVEKRRRGPRGDAAEDIECLCQIMRTCGRILDSDKGQCLMEQYFKRMMSLAENSDLPLRIRFMLRDVIELRRDGWVPRKATSTEGPMPINQIRSNDDDLLTSQQASLQRNLQSQYNNHHHHRNNRDDSRIGNDFLRKIARPGMVDMDIVGSIPLTQSFGISNSFAGPNGFSGVPQPGAPGQGGANVGYGRRPPGNYFPNQRQTYPNKQQHAAANSFNNNANKEQSLRFNKNKMLIGHPEEVSLRPSTTSMLFKQTTIKPLPITNDLFPARTEAPLLRATTLKTPPLMHKDAAPIVIKQGPLDKREKARDRKDKGPTKEEIVKKVNAMMDDLKNVDDVNLGDAMAQFKDLKIPERFIRNAIATIYGNTLERGDSEREFAVKFVAELRKEGVVQAGHTMDGWKELVAGIADKESTVPCVASHVASITGKAIVNNLMMLHDLAVVTENGAHHPLFLLTLQQLHKTQGKAVLTQIFNDSKVNLMSQLPEAEKTKERLGTILEDRELTFLYPLLRIQGDMSRQLESDPSPNAFYKWIKDKLHPAHHADPGFINALMTVLLQYITRETTLAPGIDTTVVPDKTLQEKERGLLQKYTRVLESFLVTIDAQVTAVHSLQVFCLSHNFPKGMLLRWFVALYELSIIDEEAFIKWKEDVTDAYPGKGRALFQVNSWLTWLEQATSEEEEDEGDN; via the exons ATGCCTTCCAGGGACGATAATCGCTCCCTATCCACTGAGCGACGCTGGATCCCTCCTTCAACTGTTAGACGCGATGCTTTCACCCCAGAAAACAGAAATGATTTCATCTTCCGCAAGGTGCGGGGTATCCTTAACAAGCTCACACCTGAAAAATTCGGCAAGCTGAGCAGCGATCTGCTCAAAATCGAACTTAATTCTGATGTTATTCTCAAAGGTGTCATTATACTG ATCTTTGATAAAGCCCTCGATGAGCCGAAATACAGTTCTATGTATGCACAGCTGTGCAAGCGTTTATCCGACGAAGCGCCAAATTTCGAGTCACCAAAACCAACAGTCGACGGTCAGAAAGCTCAAAGTACCTTCCGTATTTTACTTCTCAACAAGTGCAAAGCCGAGTTCGAGAATCGGTCAAAAGCCAACGAGGCCTTCGAGAACCAAGATGACCTCATTCCCGAGGAGGAGGAGCGCCGGCAAATGGCCAAGCGTAAAATGCTCGGCAACATCAAATTTATCGGCGAGCTCGGCAAACTCGAGATCGTCTCCGAGTCAATCCTCCATCGTTGTATCCAGCAGCTTCTCGTCGAGAAACGTCGCCGTGGACCCCGGGGGGACGCTGCCGAGGACATCGAGTGTCTGTGCCAGATCATGCGCACTTGCGGTCGAATCCTTGATTCCGACAAAGGCCAGTGTCTCATGGAGCAGTACTTCAAACGTATGATGTCACTTGCTGAAAACAGTGACCTCCCACTGCGCATACGTTTTATGTTACGCGACGTAATCGAGTTACGTCGCGACGGTTGGGTCCCACGGAAGGCGACCTCAACCGAGGGCCCGATGCCCATCAACCAGATACGCAGCAACGACGACGATCTTCTGACCTCCCAACAGGCCTCCCTCCAGCGCAACCTACAGTCCCAGTACAACAACCACCATCACCATCGCAACAACCGCGACGACTCGCGAATCGGCAACgactttctcagaaaaatcGCCCGACCCGGAATGGTCGACATGGACATCGTCGGGTCCATACCTCTCACTCAGAGCTTCGGTATCTCAAACTCTTTCGCTGGGCCCAACGGGTTCTCGGGCGTCCCGCAACCTGGCGCTCCAGGTCAAGGTGGCGCCAACGTCGGATACGGCCGACGCCCACCCGGTAACTACTTTCCCAACCAACGACAGACTTATCCAAACAAACAGCAACACGCAGCCGCTAATTCCTTCAACAACAACGCGAACAAAGAGCAGTCTCTCAGATTCAACAAGAACAAGATGCTCATTGGCCATCCGGAAGAAGTATCACTGCGTCCTAGCACGACATCTATGCTCTTTAAGCAGACTACCATAAAACCTCTGCCAATAACCAACGATCTGTTTCCCGCACGTACAGAAGCGCCACTGTTGCGAGCCACTACTCTCAAAACTCCGCCATTGATGCACAAGGACGCGGCCCCGATTGTAATTAAGCAGGGCCCGTTGGACAAGAGGGAGAAGGCCAGGGACCGCAAGGACAAGGGTCCCACCAAAGAGGAAATTGTCAAGAAGGTCAATGCGATGATGgatgatttgaaaaatgttgATGATGTCAACTTGGGCGACGCCATGGCCCAGTTCAAGGACCTCAAGATTCCTGAGCGATTCATTCGCAACGCGATCGCGACCATCTACGGGAACACGCTGGAGAGGGGGGACTCGGAGAGAGAGTTTGCGGTTAAGTTTGTTGCTGAGCTGAGAAAAGAGGGCGTTGTTCAAGCGGGGCACACTATGGATGGCTGGAAGGAACTGGTGGCGGGAATTGCTGACAAGGAGAGCACGGTACCTTGTGTTGCGAGTCATGTTGCTAGTATCACGGGCAAGGCCATTGTCAATAATCTTATGATGCTCCATGACTTGGCTGTGGTAACGGAAAATGGCGCCCACCATCCGCTATTTTTGCTTACCTTGCAGCAGCTACACAAGACACAGGGAAAGGCAGTGCTGACACAGATATTTAACGACAGCAAGGTTAATTTGATGAGCCAGCTGCCGGAGGCGGAGAAGACCAAGGAAAGATTGGGAACTATTCTTGAGGACAGAGAACTCACTTTTCTGTATCCGTTGCTGAGGATCCAGGGAGATATGAGCAGGCAATTGGAGAGCGATCCTAGTCCAAATGCATTTTATAAATggattaaagataaattacaTCCGGCGCATCATGCTGATCCTGGTTTTATTAATGCTTTGATGACTGTTTTACTGCAATATATTACacga gaAACAACATTAGCGCCTGGTATCGATACAACAGTCGTACCAGATAAAACTCTACAAGAAAAAGAACGTggattattacaaaaatatacacGTGTACTCGAGTCATTTTTAGTAACAATCGATGCACAAGTAACAGCCGTACATTCACTTCAAGTATTTTGTCTTTCGCATAACTTCCCGAAGGGCATGTTGCTCAGATGGTTCGTTGCGCTTTACGAGCTGTCAATTATCGACGAAGAGGCTTTTATTAAGTGGAAAGAAGATGTCACTGACGCTTATCCTGGCAAAGGACGTGCATTAttccaa GTAAATAGCTGGTTAACTTGGCTAGAACAAGCGACCTCtgaggaagaagaagatgaaGGTGACAATTAA